In one window of Catellicoccus marimammalium M35/04/3 DNA:
- the hslU gene encoding ATP-dependent protease ATPase subunit HslU, with translation MENQTPRQLVAELDRYIIGQEEAKRAVAIAFRNRYRRQQLREELQDEVTPKNILMIGSTGIGKTEIARRLAKITKAPFVKVEATKFTEVGYVGRDVESMIRDLVEVSYKIVKDEAYVHVKPEATKRANERLVEALVPNKKAQEDANAKMNQDFMNMMQQIQRGNFDFNSLQGTKEESIPTEIKQERAQVAEQLDKGLLENRTVEVDVLQQRETPDSNPTEMALGIDLSGMMSSLMPKNYERRTLTVKEARERFIDEESEKLVNTADLSAKAIELAENMGIVFIDEFDKITSKNNQNNGQVSREGVQRDILPIVEGSQVKTKHGLINTDHILFIASGAFHFSKPSDLIPELQGRFPIRVELKSLTKEDFVRILMEPKHSLIEQYVALLATENIQVIFTKEAVEKIAEIAYNVNEETDNIGARRLHTILEKVLEDLLFEAADMGAAEITITEQYVLDKVGNIAQDRDLSQYIL, from the coding sequence ATGGAAAATCAAACACCTAGACAGTTAGTCGCAGAATTAGATCGTTATATTATTGGTCAAGAAGAAGCGAAACGTGCAGTAGCGATTGCTTTTCGTAATCGTTATCGTCGTCAACAATTACGTGAAGAATTACAAGATGAAGTAACACCTAAAAATATTTTAATGATCGGTTCTACTGGGATTGGGAAAACAGAAATTGCACGTCGTTTAGCTAAAATTACAAAAGCTCCTTTTGTAAAAGTAGAAGCAACAAAATTTACAGAAGTAGGCTATGTTGGACGCGATGTAGAATCAATGATTCGAGACTTAGTGGAAGTTTCTTATAAAATTGTCAAAGATGAAGCCTACGTTCATGTGAAACCAGAAGCGACAAAACGTGCGAATGAACGTTTAGTGGAAGCATTAGTACCTAATAAGAAAGCTCAAGAAGATGCTAACGCTAAAATGAATCAAGATTTTATGAATATGATGCAACAAATTCAACGTGGGAATTTTGATTTTAATTCTTTACAAGGGACAAAAGAAGAATCTATTCCTACAGAAATCAAACAAGAACGTGCTCAAGTTGCAGAACAATTAGATAAAGGATTGTTAGAAAATCGCACAGTAGAAGTAGATGTGTTACAACAAAGAGAAACTCCAGATAGTAATCCTACAGAAATGGCGTTAGGGATTGATTTAAGTGGGATGATGTCTAGCTTAATGCCAAAAAATTATGAACGTCGTACTCTAACTGTTAAAGAAGCACGTGAACGCTTTATTGATGAAGAATCAGAAAAATTAGTTAATACAGCAGATTTATCTGCAAAAGCGATTGAATTAGCAGAAAATATGGGAATTGTTTTTATTGATGAGTTTGATAAAATCACTTCTAAAAATAATCAAAACAATGGTCAAGTTTCTCGTGAAGGAGTCCAACGTGATATTTTACCAATTGTTGAAGGAAGCCAAGTAAAAACAAAACATGGGCTAATTAACACTGATCATATTTTATTTATTGCTTCTGGCGCTTTCCATTTCAGCAAACCAAGTGATTTAATCCCTGAATTACAAGGACGTTTCCCAATTCGTGTGGAATTAAAATCATTAACTAAAGAAGATTTTGTTCGTATCTTAATGGAACCAAAACATTCATTAATTGAACAATATGTAGCGTTATTAGCAACAGAAAATATCCAGGTGATTTTCACAAAAGAAGCCGTAGAAAAAATTGCAGAAATTGCTTATAACGTCAACGAAGAAACAGATAATATTGGTGCTCGTCGTTTGCATACTATTTTAGAAAAAGTATTAGAAGACTTATTATTCGAAGCTGCGGATATGGGAGCTGCTGAAATTACCATTACAGAACAATATGTTTTGGATAAAGTAGGCAATATTGCTCAAGATCGTGACTTAAGTCAATATATTTTATAG
- a CDS encoding aldose 1-epimerase family protein yields the protein MDYVLENEDLKVIISSHGAELQSVYDKKAQKEYLWQGDATIWGRRAPVLFPIVGRLKEGKYKYQDTEYMMPGHGFARDLEFHELLHDTTEICFELHDSEQTKEMYPFAFVLRIFYQLKGREIAVRYEVFNPDSEEILWFSIGGHPAFQVPMTEEGEFIDTHFFLGTDEPVTQRFIQGVLLTKEKEEQPKLERAIHRKDFEQDAWIYETKNSVTAILKSPYSTIRLSYQNAPYLGVWSPADKKAPFVCLEPWWGITDTEEASQLWPDKLGLHSLLPRQKWDTSYQLIFGEK from the coding sequence ATGGACTATGTATTAGAAAATGAAGACTTAAAAGTAATAATTTCTTCTCATGGCGCAGAATTACAAAGTGTCTATGATAAAAAAGCACAAAAAGAGTATCTTTGGCAAGGAGATGCAACGATTTGGGGCCGCAGAGCTCCAGTGCTTTTTCCTATTGTGGGACGATTAAAAGAAGGAAAATATAAGTATCAAGATACAGAATATATGATGCCTGGACACGGATTTGCTCGTGATTTAGAATTTCATGAATTATTACATGATACAACAGAAATTTGTTTTGAATTACATGATTCAGAACAAACAAAAGAAATGTATCCTTTTGCTTTTGTTTTACGCATTTTTTATCAACTAAAAGGAAGAGAGATTGCGGTCCGTTATGAAGTGTTTAATCCTGATAGTGAAGAAATACTGTGGTTTAGTATCGGTGGGCATCCTGCATTCCAAGTTCCAATGACAGAAGAAGGAGAATTTATCGATACCCATTTCTTTTTAGGAACAGATGAACCTGTCACTCAGCGTTTTATCCAAGGAGTATTGTTAACAAAAGAAAAAGAAGAACAACCAAAATTAGAGCGTGCGATTCATCGTAAAGATTTTGAGCAAGATGCTTGGATTTATGAAACAAAAAATTCCGTTACAGCTATCTTAAAGAGTCCTTATTCAACGATTCGTTTATCTTATCAAAACGCACCTTATCTTGGAGTTTGGTCACCAGCTGATAAGAAAGCACCTTTTGTTTGCTTAGAACCTTGGTGGGGAATTACAGATACAGAAGAAGCTAGTCAACTTTGGCCAGATAAATTAGGATTACATTCTCTTTTACCAAGACAAAAATGGGATACATCCTATCAATTAATTTTTGGTGAAAAATAA
- the xerC gene encoding tyrosine recombinase XerC has product MEEIQEIKDFLLYLKVERNYSEKTIQNYERDIKDFLQFMENTGNLEITKVTSRDVRIYTSEMYDRGYKRTTMQRHLSSLRSFYRYLLQQGKVTENPFSYVVMQKKEKRLPQFFYEKEMQALFQATEGSEPLRLRDNALLEVLYASGMRVSECVSLQLSDIQQNQSFVLITGKGNKQRYVPLNHHAMASIERYVSQARPKLMKQKEHEFLFVNGKGDPLTDRGVRYVLDQIIKRSSLNSKIHPHELRHTFATHLLNNGADMRTVQELLGHVDLSSTQIYAHVTKESLQRTYRSCHPRAEE; this is encoded by the coding sequence ATGGAAGAAATACAAGAAATAAAAGATTTTCTCTTATATTTAAAGGTAGAACGTAATTATTCTGAAAAAACGATCCAAAATTATGAACGAGATATTAAAGATTTCCTTCAATTTATGGAAAATACTGGTAACCTAGAAATAACTAAAGTAACCAGTCGGGATGTGAGAATTTATACTAGTGAGATGTATGACAGAGGGTATAAACGAACCACGATGCAACGTCATTTATCAAGTTTGCGTTCTTTTTATCGTTATTTATTACAACAAGGAAAGGTTACAGAAAATCCTTTTTCCTATGTAGTAATGCAAAAAAAAGAAAAACGATTACCGCAATTCTTTTATGAAAAAGAAATGCAAGCATTATTTCAAGCAACAGAAGGTTCGGAACCACTGCGCTTAAGAGATAATGCTCTATTGGAAGTTCTTTATGCTAGTGGCATGCGAGTGAGTGAGTGTGTTAGTTTACAACTTTCTGATATTCAACAGAATCAATCTTTTGTTTTAATTACTGGGAAAGGAAATAAACAAAGATATGTTCCTTTAAATCATCATGCCATGGCTTCTATTGAGCGTTATGTATCACAGGCAAGACCAAAATTAATGAAGCAAAAAGAACATGAATTTCTTTTCGTTAATGGTAAAGGAGATCCGCTAACTGATCGAGGGGTTCGCTATGTACTTGATCAAATTATTAAGCGTTCAAGTTTAAATTCAAAAATTCATCCGCATGAATTACGTCATACTTTTGCGACTCATTTATTAAATAATGGAGCCGATATGAGAACCGTTCAAGAATTACTAGGGCATGTTGATTTGTCTTCCACACAAATCTATGCTCATGTAACAAAAGAAAGCCTACAAAGAACGTATCGCTCTTGTCATCCAAGAGCCGAGGAATAA
- the hslV gene encoding ATP-dependent protease subunit HslV codes for MMSEFHSTTICAVQKDGHFAMAGDGQVTMGEQVVMKGTARKVRRIYGGKVVVGFAGSVADAFNLEGKFEAKLNEFNGHLQRAAVELAQEWRKDQAMQKLEALLIVMNDKEMYLVSGTGEVIAPDDGILAIGSGGNYALAAARALKQDGAAELTAKEIAEKALHVAADICVFTNHNVIVEEM; via the coding sequence ATAATGTCAGAATTTCATTCAACAACTATTTGTGCAGTACAAAAAGATGGTCACTTTGCGATGGCTGGAGATGGTCAAGTGACTATGGGAGAACAAGTCGTTATGAAAGGGACCGCACGTAAAGTACGCCGTATTTATGGTGGAAAAGTGGTCGTTGGGTTCGCTGGTAGTGTTGCCGATGCTTTTAATTTAGAAGGAAAATTCGAAGCTAAATTAAATGAGTTCAACGGTCATTTGCAACGCGCTGCTGTTGAGTTAGCTCAAGAGTGGCGTAAAGACCAAGCAATGCAAAAATTAGAAGCTCTATTAATCGTAATGAATGATAAAGAAATGTATTTAGTTTCTGGAACAGGAGAGGTGATTGCTCCTGACGATGGTATTTTAGCGATTGGTTCAGGTGGGAACTATGCATTAGCAGCAGCTCGTGCTTTAAAACAAGATGGGGCAGCAGAATTAACAGCTAAAGAAATTGCAGAAAAGGCATTACATGTTGCTGCTGATATTTGTGTATTTACGAATCATAATGTCATTGTCGAAGAAATGTAA